The following proteins come from a genomic window of Sorghum bicolor cultivar BTx623 chromosome 3, Sorghum_bicolor_NCBIv3, whole genome shotgun sequence:
- the LOC8074109 gene encoding 40S ribosomal protein S10-1, with translation MIISKKNRREICKYLFHEGVLYAKKDYNLAKHPKLDVPNLEVIKLMQSFKSKEYVRETFSWQYYYWYLTNDGIEHLRTFLNLPSEVVPNTLKKSSKPPSRPFGSGPPGDRPRGPPRFGEDRPRFGDRDGYRGAPRGAPGDFGGEKGGAPSEFQPTFRGSRPGFGRGGGGAFGAGGSSME, from the exons ATG ATCATCTCCAAGAAGAACCGCCGCGAGATCTGCAAGTACCTCTTCCATG AGGGTGTCCTGTATGCCAAGAAGGACTACAACCTGGCCAAGCACCCGAAGCTTGATGTGCCCAACTTGGAGGTGATTAAGCTCATGCAGAGCTTCAAGTCAAAGGAGTATGTGAGGGAGACCTTCTCCTGGCAGTACTACTACTGGTACCTCACCAACGATGGCATTGAGCACCTCCGCACCTTCCTCAACCTGCCATCAGAGGTTGTGCCTAATACCCTCAAGAAGTCCTCCAAGCCCCCATCTCGGCCCTTCGGCTCTGGCCCACCGGGTGACCGCCCCAG GGGTCCCCCTCGTTTTGGGGAAGACAGACCTAGGTTTGGGGATAGGGATGGTTACAGAGGAGCTCCACGTGGTGCTCCAGGTGATTTTGGTGGTGAGAAGGGTGGTGCTCCATCAGAGTTCCAGCCAACTTTTAGG GGTAGCAGACCTGGCTTTGgccgtggtggcggcggcgctttCGGTGCCGGTGGATCTTCCATGGAGTGA
- the LOC8074108 gene encoding uncharacterized protein LOC8074108 isoform X2 encodes MEDEREEPPPAGSAAANASSTSGGGGGGGSKGSPCEECGEQPWKYRCPGCVRLTCSLPCVQAHKRRTACTGKRPRTDPVPLTRFDDNQLISDYNFLEEVKQAHESAHRLVGGFGGNFGGRGSGGAKLPGWLLYLSKAAKRRGVSLCFLPRGMARREQNRSRHNYRKDCIYWTLEWRFNSTDVVLTDHEVDEHTTLLSLLEKHLSPGPWKDQLTQYRNTDLHDLKLFIQKCAKRSESPYRLLNIEEPLRPQLRGILVVEYPTINVFLPSDNYDFEIEKMVNSLHKDGKNPGSRTDEPPVEGSEFHEEEIEEGEFSPETEIIDLKDCGASNACKISQADVTSESKIVNNVDSFVLSYLGCQALHGQPKELNQYSKMSPNGTSGPAETKSRMEVCPLGMEKTRKSRLSSEGHIVDLKGHGTSYPGSIAESEGAAVSKIDIKITDSLVASSISIVATDGVMGPQLEHSQQNKRTPSSTPEALKRKSCMKVYPLDFDERLFPEG; translated from the exons ATGGAGGACGAGCGAGAGGAGCCGCCGCCAGCGGGGAGCGCGGCCGCCAACGCCAGCTCcacctccggcggcggcggcggcggcgggagcaaGGGGTCCCCGTGCGAGGAGTGCGGGGAGCAGCCGTGGAAGTACCGGTGCCCCGGGTGCGTCCGCCTCACCTGCAGCCTCCCCTGCGTGCAGGCGCACAAGCGCCGCACCGCCTGCACAGGCAAGCGCCCCCGCACGGACCCCGTCCCGCTCACCCGCTTCGACGACAACCAACTCATCTCCG ATTACAACTTTCTGGAGGAGGTGAAGCAGGCCCACGAGTCCGCGCACAGGCTCGTCGGCGGCTTCGGCGGCAACTTTGGGGGACGGGGATCCGGCGGCGCCAAGCTGCCCGGATGGCTCTTGTACCTCAGCAAGGCGGCGAAACGCCGGGGCGTTAGTCTCTGCTTCCTCCCCAGGGGCATGGCCAGGAGAGAGCAGAACCGCTCGCGCCACAACTACAG GAAGGATTGCATATACTGGACACTTGAGTGGAGATTCAATTCAACTGATGTTGTCCTAACCGATCATGA GGTAGACGAGCACACAACCTTGCTCTCTCTATTGGAAAAACATCTTAGTCCTGGCCCTTGGAAGGATCAGCTTACACAATATCGGAATACCGATTTGCATGATCTGAAACTGTTCATTCAAAAGTGTGCCAAG CGATCAGAGTCACCGTACCGCCTACTCAATATAGAAGAACCATTGCGCCCACAGCTGAGGGGTATACTCGTTGTTGAGTACCCAACCATCAATGTCTTTCTTCCGTCGGACAATTATGACTTTGAAATCGAGAAAATGGTGAACAGTCttcataaagatggaaaaaacccTGGCAGCAGAACTGACGAGCCACCTGTAGAAGGCAGCGAGTTTCATGAGGAGGAAATAGAGGAAGGTGAGTTCTCACCTGAGACAGAAATTATAGATCTCAAGGACTGTGGAGCTTCGAATGCCTGTAAAATTTCTCAAGCAGATGTTACAAGTGAATCAAAGATTGTTAACAATGTTGATTCTTTTGTGCTCTCGTACCTTGGCTGTCAAGCATTACATGGTCAGCCAAAAGAACTGAATCAGTATAGCAAGATGTCACCAAATGGAACCTCTGGGCCTGCAGAAACTAAGTCCCGCATGGAAGTCTGTCCTCTGGGTATGGAGAAGACAAGGAAAAGTAGGTTGTCCTCAGAGGGGCACATTGTAGATCTGAAGGGGCATGGAACTTCATATCCTGGCAGCATTGCAGAGTCAGAAGGTGCAGCTGTATCCAAGATAGACATCAAGATAACAGATTCTTTAGTAGCATCTTCCATCAGCATTGTAGCAACTGATGGTGTGATGGGTCCTCAGCTGGAACACAGTCAACAAAACAAACGGACGCCAAGCTCAACTCCTGAAGCGCTGAAAAGGAAATCTTGCATGAAAGTTTATCCACTGGACTTTGACGAGAGGCTGTTCCCAGAG GGTTGA
- the LOC8074108 gene encoding uncharacterized protein LOC8074108 isoform X1, with product MEDEREEPPPAGSAAANASSTSGGGGGGGSKGSPCEECGEQPWKYRCPGCVRLTCSLPCVQAHKRRTACTGKRPRTDPVPLTRFDDNQLISDYNFLEEVKQAHESAHRLVGGFGGNFGGRGSGGAKLPGWLLYLSKAAKRRGVSLCFLPRGMARREQNRSRHNYRKDCIYWTLEWRFNSTDVVLTDHEVDEHTTLLSLLEKHLSPGPWKDQLTQYRNTDLHDLKLFIQKCAKRSESPYRLLNIEEPLRPQLRGILVVEYPTINVFLPSDNYDFEIEKMVNSLHKDGKNPGSRTDEPPVEGSEFHEEEIEEGEFSPETEIIDLKDCGASNACKISQADVTSESKIVNNVDSFVLSYLGCQALHGQPKELNQYSKMSPNGTSGPAETKSRMEVCPLGMEKTRKSRLSSEGHIVDLKGHGTSYPGSIAESEGAAVSKIDIKITDSLVASSISIVATDGVMGPQLEHSQQNKRTPSSTPEALKRKSCMKVYPLDFDERLFPEVPDLAFEQEMMDTYPDLFENMDVDDFLSCDFAMMNRVEPVEATTGLLWDDLEEGEIPTL from the exons ATGGAGGACGAGCGAGAGGAGCCGCCGCCAGCGGGGAGCGCGGCCGCCAACGCCAGCTCcacctccggcggcggcggcggcggcgggagcaaGGGGTCCCCGTGCGAGGAGTGCGGGGAGCAGCCGTGGAAGTACCGGTGCCCCGGGTGCGTCCGCCTCACCTGCAGCCTCCCCTGCGTGCAGGCGCACAAGCGCCGCACCGCCTGCACAGGCAAGCGCCCCCGCACGGACCCCGTCCCGCTCACCCGCTTCGACGACAACCAACTCATCTCCG ATTACAACTTTCTGGAGGAGGTGAAGCAGGCCCACGAGTCCGCGCACAGGCTCGTCGGCGGCTTCGGCGGCAACTTTGGGGGACGGGGATCCGGCGGCGCCAAGCTGCCCGGATGGCTCTTGTACCTCAGCAAGGCGGCGAAACGCCGGGGCGTTAGTCTCTGCTTCCTCCCCAGGGGCATGGCCAGGAGAGAGCAGAACCGCTCGCGCCACAACTACAG GAAGGATTGCATATACTGGACACTTGAGTGGAGATTCAATTCAACTGATGTTGTCCTAACCGATCATGA GGTAGACGAGCACACAACCTTGCTCTCTCTATTGGAAAAACATCTTAGTCCTGGCCCTTGGAAGGATCAGCTTACACAATATCGGAATACCGATTTGCATGATCTGAAACTGTTCATTCAAAAGTGTGCCAAG CGATCAGAGTCACCGTACCGCCTACTCAATATAGAAGAACCATTGCGCCCACAGCTGAGGGGTATACTCGTTGTTGAGTACCCAACCATCAATGTCTTTCTTCCGTCGGACAATTATGACTTTGAAATCGAGAAAATGGTGAACAGTCttcataaagatggaaaaaacccTGGCAGCAGAACTGACGAGCCACCTGTAGAAGGCAGCGAGTTTCATGAGGAGGAAATAGAGGAAGGTGAGTTCTCACCTGAGACAGAAATTATAGATCTCAAGGACTGTGGAGCTTCGAATGCCTGTAAAATTTCTCAAGCAGATGTTACAAGTGAATCAAAGATTGTTAACAATGTTGATTCTTTTGTGCTCTCGTACCTTGGCTGTCAAGCATTACATGGTCAGCCAAAAGAACTGAATCAGTATAGCAAGATGTCACCAAATGGAACCTCTGGGCCTGCAGAAACTAAGTCCCGCATGGAAGTCTGTCCTCTGGGTATGGAGAAGACAAGGAAAAGTAGGTTGTCCTCAGAGGGGCACATTGTAGATCTGAAGGGGCATGGAACTTCATATCCTGGCAGCATTGCAGAGTCAGAAGGTGCAGCTGTATCCAAGATAGACATCAAGATAACAGATTCTTTAGTAGCATCTTCCATCAGCATTGTAGCAACTGATGGTGTGATGGGTCCTCAGCTGGAACACAGTCAACAAAACAAACGGACGCCAAGCTCAACTCCTGAAGCGCTGAAAAGGAAATCTTGCATGAAAGTTTATCCACTGGACTTTGACGAGAGGCTGTTCCCAGAGGTACCCGACTTGGCCTTTGAGCAAGAGATGATGGATACCTACCCAGATCTGTTTGAGAATATGGATGTTGAtgacttcttaagttgtgattTTGCAATGATGAACAGGGTTGAGCCAGTAGAGGCAACGACTGGGTTACTGTGGGACGACTTAGAGGAAGGGGAGATTCCAACATTGTGA